A window of the Vibrio ostreae genome harbors these coding sequences:
- a CDS encoding MFS transporter, whose product MIIFRFPLLVWLGIGILITSLGIRQSFGIFMTPISDYFQTGREFFSFAIALQNLLFGAFQPFVGMAADRWGAKRIIILGAISYALGLYLTSISADPTMVYLSLGVLVGLGLSATSYVIVLGAVAKVVPAQHAAKAFGLTTAAGSFGMFAMIPGAQALLSASGWQSSMQIFAVLCSFMVLFALFMNTAKRNANTANNHVHEGKQTLKEALKEAFAHKGYWLIHAGFFVCGFHVMFIATHLPSYLADKNLPASTAAMALAYVGIFNILGSYFWGVMADRFSKCYMMFALYVMRTVVIGAFLALPITEQTALIFGAAIGFCWLGTVPLTSGLVRQMFGARYLSTLYGLVFFTHQVGSFLGAWVGGRIYDYYGSYDPIWWSAAVLAFIAALIHLPINDKPVPRLSMAAA is encoded by the coding sequence ATGATTATTTTTCGATTTCCACTGCTTGTTTGGCTAGGTATCGGTATTTTGATTACCAGTCTAGGGATCAGACAATCCTTTGGTATCTTCATGACACCGATATCCGACTACTTCCAAACGGGACGAGAGTTCTTCAGCTTTGCAATCGCATTGCAAAACTTATTGTTTGGAGCGTTCCAGCCATTTGTGGGTATGGCCGCCGACCGTTGGGGAGCGAAACGTATCATCATTTTAGGTGCTATCTCTTACGCCCTGGGGCTGTACTTAACTTCTATCAGCGCTGATCCAACAATGGTGTATTTATCGCTAGGTGTGCTTGTTGGTCTTGGTTTAAGCGCAACCAGCTACGTGATCGTGCTCGGTGCAGTCGCTAAAGTTGTACCAGCGCAACATGCGGCGAAAGCCTTCGGTTTGACCACGGCAGCTGGATCATTCGGCATGTTTGCTATGATCCCGGGGGCGCAAGCATTGTTGAGCGCTTCTGGTTGGCAAAGTTCAATGCAAATCTTCGCGGTACTGTGCAGTTTTATGGTGTTGTTTGCACTATTCATGAATACGGCAAAGCGAAATGCAAATACTGCTAACAACCATGTTCACGAGGGCAAACAAACACTAAAAGAAGCTTTGAAAGAAGCGTTTGCCCACAAAGGGTACTGGTTGATTCATGCTGGTTTTTTTGTGTGTGGTTTCCATGTGATGTTTATCGCGACTCACCTGCCTAGTTATTTGGCGGATAAAAATCTACCTGCATCAACCGCGGCCATGGCGTTGGCTTACGTGGGTATATTTAACATCCTTGGCTCATATTTCTGGGGGGTAATGGCAGATCGTTTTAGCAAGTGTTATATGATGTTTGCGTTGTATGTGATGCGTACGGTTGTGATCGGTGCTTTTTTGGCACTGCCGATTACCGAGCAAACGGCGCTTATCTTCGGTGCTGCCATCGGTTTTTGTTGGTTAGGAACGGTGCCGCTTACATCTGGTTTAGTCCGTCAAATGTTTGGAGCTCGTTACCTGTCGACGCTATATGGTTTGGTGTTTTTCACTCACCAAGTCGGCAGCTTTTTGGGGGCATGGGTTGGTGGTCGTATCTACGATTATTACGGGTCCTATGATCCAATTTGGTGGTCAGCGGCCGTACTCGCGTTTATTGCTGCATTGATTCATCTTCCAATCAATGACAAGCCTGTACCACGTTTGAGCATGGCAGCAGCGTAA
- the acnA gene encoding aconitate hydratase AcnA — MRPTNEKSWRATYQRSMKVNGTEYKYWSLKQLAQDYQANLSQIPFTKRILIENIVRQASDFEEAARIIEALFLTKSTFPSESHGHSSEFNFYPSRVLMQDYTGIPALVDLAAIRDAIAQTGGDPSHVTPMCKVDLVIDHSLIVDQSGSESAIHTNHEHEMARNKERYTFLKWAQKNFRNLTVIPPGKGICHQVNLEYLAQVVHEDENGVLFPDTVIGTDSHTTMVNGLGVLGWGVGGIEAEAVMLGQPLNITIPKVVGVRLDGQLRPGVTATDLVLSITEKLRSHGVVGKLVEYYGYGLAALSVADRATIANMAPEYGATCGFFPIDENTLAYLTLTNRSSALVDKVRAYAKEQSLWWDTKETSPEYDENIVVDLSTIVTSVAGPKRPQDRLNISAIKQATLAQCAIEGVSSSSHGAKHSESSTHLHHGDVVIAAITSCTNTSNPAVMLTAGLVAKAAVERGLSVPAYVKTSLAPGSLAVARYLNETGLQHYLDLLGFHRVGYGCTTCIGNSGPLKNNLEEEISANSLHVSAVLSGNRNFEGRIHPSVSLNWLASPPLVVAFALAGTTCVDLENEPIAINSKNEPVYLRELWPSPLMLEEMLSQVHESHFRLSYSDIAEGDEEWEQLSMQDSPCYPWEPTSTYIQRPPFLELPPPTFPIESARVLAILGDSITTDHISPAGLISVNSPAGQYLRSENITPEEFNSYGARRGNHNVMVRGTFSNVRLENKIASPTKGGVTRCFGDTKLDECNMSTTEKKPPVMPIFEASRNAIELQVPLVIFAGKDYGCGSSRDWAAKGCLLLNVKAVIAESFERIHRSNLVGMGILPLQLKRPGELDALTLEGNETVFIAPNEPMKPLLELDIIVVTAQGTEHSVPVVARIDNPKELEYFNAGGILQYVLKQLKTPKMPL; from the coding sequence ATGAGACCTACCAACGAAAAATCATGGCGTGCAACATACCAAAGGTCGATGAAGGTAAACGGAACCGAATATAAATACTGGTCTCTAAAACAACTGGCCCAAGACTATCAAGCCAACCTGTCGCAGATCCCTTTTACTAAGCGCATACTTATTGAAAATATCGTTCGACAAGCGTCTGATTTTGAAGAAGCAGCTCGCATTATCGAAGCGTTGTTTCTTACAAAATCGACTTTCCCTTCAGAGAGTCACGGGCATTCATCTGAGTTTAATTTCTATCCCAGCAGAGTCTTGATGCAAGACTACACCGGTATTCCAGCCTTGGTTGATCTGGCTGCTATCAGAGATGCGATTGCACAAACTGGCGGGGATCCAAGCCACGTCACCCCCATGTGTAAGGTTGATCTTGTCATTGACCATTCGTTGATTGTCGATCAGTCAGGTTCAGAATCCGCGATACATACGAATCATGAACACGAAATGGCTCGAAACAAAGAGCGGTATACATTCTTGAAATGGGCACAAAAGAACTTCCGGAACTTGACCGTTATCCCCCCCGGTAAGGGCATATGCCATCAGGTTAATCTGGAATATCTGGCACAAGTTGTTCATGAAGACGAAAATGGTGTGCTATTCCCAGATACGGTTATCGGAACCGATAGCCACACCACTATGGTCAATGGATTAGGAGTGTTGGGCTGGGGCGTCGGTGGAATTGAAGCTGAAGCCGTAATGCTAGGCCAACCACTCAATATAACGATTCCCAAAGTAGTCGGAGTGAGGCTTGATGGGCAACTGCGTCCCGGTGTTACTGCAACGGATTTGGTCTTATCTATCACTGAGAAGCTAAGATCCCATGGTGTGGTGGGTAAGTTGGTCGAGTACTATGGTTACGGTTTAGCCGCTTTGTCTGTGGCCGACAGAGCTACGATTGCCAACATGGCTCCAGAGTACGGCGCCACATGCGGTTTTTTCCCTATCGATGAAAACACACTTGCCTATCTGACCCTTACTAACCGATCTTCTGCACTGGTTGACAAAGTTCGAGCTTATGCGAAAGAGCAAAGCCTATGGTGGGATACAAAAGAAACCTCACCTGAGTATGATGAAAATATTGTGGTAGATTTATCGACCATTGTGACCTCAGTGGCTGGGCCCAAAAGGCCACAAGATCGACTTAACATCAGTGCAATTAAGCAAGCGACCCTTGCACAATGCGCTATTGAAGGTGTTTCCTCCTCAAGCCACGGAGCAAAACATTCCGAGTCATCCACGCACCTCCATCATGGTGATGTCGTAATTGCCGCCATCACTTCATGTACGAACACTTCCAACCCAGCGGTTATGTTAACGGCCGGATTGGTTGCGAAGGCCGCCGTGGAAAGAGGGTTGTCCGTTCCTGCTTATGTAAAAACGTCTCTCGCACCAGGATCATTAGCAGTAGCCAGATATCTCAATGAGACTGGGCTGCAACATTACTTAGACTTGTTGGGATTTCATCGTGTTGGATACGGGTGTACTACATGTATTGGGAATTCAGGTCCACTCAAGAACAATCTAGAAGAAGAGATTTCGGCAAATAGCTTGCACGTATCCGCTGTGTTATCAGGGAACCGAAATTTCGAGGGACGAATCCATCCATCAGTCAGCTTAAACTGGCTTGCCTCTCCACCATTGGTTGTCGCGTTTGCGTTAGCGGGTACAACCTGTGTTGACCTAGAAAATGAACCCATTGCCATCAATAGTAAAAATGAGCCTGTCTATCTGCGGGAGCTTTGGCCGAGTCCGCTCATGCTGGAGGAAATGCTGAGTCAGGTTCATGAGAGCCACTTTAGATTGAGTTACAGTGACATTGCTGAAGGGGATGAGGAGTGGGAACAATTATCGATGCAAGATAGTCCCTGTTATCCTTGGGAGCCGACCTCGACCTACATACAACGTCCACCATTTTTGGAACTTCCACCTCCCACATTTCCTATTGAGTCAGCACGTGTATTAGCTATTTTGGGAGATTCGATAACAACAGACCATATTTCTCCGGCGGGACTTATCTCCGTAAATAGTCCTGCAGGACAATATTTGCGGTCAGAAAATATCACTCCAGAAGAGTTCAATAGCTACGGTGCGCGCAGAGGGAACCACAACGTCATGGTTCGCGGCACTTTTTCAAACGTGCGACTGGAAAACAAAATAGCATCGCCGACTAAAGGTGGCGTCACAAGATGTTTCGGTGATACCAAGCTGGATGAATGTAACATGTCGACCACGGAGAAAAAGCCTCCAGTCATGCCTATTTTTGAAGCGAGCAGAAACGCCATTGAACTGCAGGTGCCATTGGTCATATTTGCCGGCAAAGACTATGGTTGTGGTTCAAGTCGAGATTGGGCCGCTAAAGGATGCCTGTTATTGAATGTAAAAGCCGTCATCGCGGAATCGTTTGAACGAATTCATCGCAGCAACTTAGTGGGTATGGGCATCTTGCCGCTCCAACTTAAAAGACCAGGCGAACTCGACGCGCTCACTCTGGAAGGCAATGAGACCGTGTTTATTGCCCCTAATGAGCCGATGAAGCCCTTGCTGGAATTAGACATTATTGTCGTAACGGCTCAAGGTACAGAACATTCCGTACCTGTTGTTGCACGTATCGACAATCCAAAAGAGTTAGAGTATTTCAACGCAGGAGGCATTCTTCAGTATGTGCTAAAGCAACTAAAGACGCCTAAAATGCCATTGTGA
- a CDS encoding dihydrodipicolinate synthase family protein, with protein sequence MKQEINLKGLVPAPVTPFTREGDVDFAAIKRLGAWLASVDGVKGLVVLGHAGEGTFLTPEEQCAVITAFKEAVNDQIPIIAGITSEGDAVAALEAKRALAAGASAGLLYPSHGWLRFGYQEGAPQKRYQKVYEESGLPLILFQYPDVTKATYNLQTLLDIAKQPGVIAMKNGVRNMRRWDTEIPIIRQECPDLTILTCHDEYLLHTMFDVDGALVGYGGLAPEPLVELIAAGKERNYPKARAIHDSLFPLTQKVYHRGSHMEGTVALKEGLVARGILEHATVRPPLCPLQEGAHEEIAAALRSAGLID encoded by the coding sequence ATGAAACAAGAGATCAATCTAAAAGGCCTTGTACCTGCCCCTGTCACTCCTTTCACTCGCGAAGGCGATGTCGATTTCGCTGCCATTAAACGCCTTGGGGCCTGGTTAGCAAGTGTCGATGGCGTTAAAGGCTTGGTCGTGCTTGGACATGCTGGTGAGGGAACATTTTTAACACCTGAAGAGCAGTGTGCTGTGATTACCGCTTTTAAAGAGGCCGTCAATGATCAGATTCCTATTATCGCCGGTATTACCAGCGAAGGAGATGCGGTTGCCGCCCTTGAAGCCAAGCGCGCACTGGCAGCCGGCGCATCAGCTGGTTTGCTCTATCCGTCACATGGTTGGTTGCGTTTTGGCTACCAGGAAGGTGCTCCGCAAAAGCGTTATCAAAAGGTTTATGAAGAAAGCGGCCTGCCACTCATTTTGTTCCAGTATCCTGACGTTACAAAAGCTACTTACAATCTGCAAACCCTGTTAGATATTGCCAAACAGCCCGGCGTGATCGCAATGAAGAATGGGGTCCGTAATATGCGTCGTTGGGATACCGAGATCCCAATTATTCGTCAAGAGTGCCCAGATCTAACGATTCTTACCTGCCATGATGAATACTTGCTCCATACCATGTTTGATGTCGATGGCGCACTGGTCGGCTACGGTGGTCTCGCTCCAGAGCCGCTGGTCGAACTGATTGCCGCGGGTAAGGAGCGAAACTATCCAAAAGCACGTGCCATTCACGACTCGCTTTTCCCGTTAACACAAAAAGTCTATCACCGCGGCTCACACATGGAAGGTACGGTGGCTCTAAAAGAAGGTCTGGTTGCACGTGGCATTCTAGAGCACGCGACCGTTCGTCCGCCATTATGTCCTTTGCAAGAAGGTGCGCATGAAGAAATCGCTGCGGCTCTTCGCTCAGCTGGACTCATTGATTAA